A single Sulfurimonas aquatica DNA region contains:
- a CDS encoding flagellar biosynthesis anti-sigma factor FlgM has translation MISQTNSSVLQGAYASKTNETKEQKQGVNITKQGDMSKVEQLRESINSGEYKVNIEALSKKIAESLL, from the coding sequence ATGATTTCACAAACAAATAGTTCAGTTTTACAGGGTGCTTATGCAAGTAAAACAAATGAAACCAAAGAACAAAAACAGGGTGTAAATATCACTAAACAGGGTGATATGAGCAAGGTAGAACAACTTCGAGAGTCAATAAACTCTGGGGAGTACAAAGTAAATATAGAAGCTTTATCTAAAAAGATTGCAGAGAGTTTACTTTAA
- a CDS encoding ABC transporter permease, protein MPKFSIAVLLFVFVFSFFGGYFYIHDAYTLNSSSILLPPSLDNLLGTDRLGRDILARLMEGGKVSLSIGVGSAFIASLVGLILGSTAGYFRGNVDKAFVVAVDLFLTFPTFFLLLALVSYVNASTWVLIVIISITGWMTTARLIRSESFKIKSQPYIKILDIAKVSKTKILFKYYAPILAPIYFVSFTFGVGGAILAESGLSFLGLGIVAPQMSWGTILSGGKDVVEIAWWVSFFPGLMIFLVTFSLINISNYLQQITNQKQVQN, encoded by the coding sequence ATGCCAAAATTTAGCATAGCTGTTCTTCTTTTTGTATTTGTTTTCTCTTTTTTTGGTGGATACTTTTACATACATGATGCATATACCCTCAACAGTAGTAGTATTTTACTTCCACCCTCTCTAGACAACCTACTAGGAACAGATAGACTAGGTCGCGATATATTGGCACGGCTTATGGAAGGTGGAAAAGTCTCTTTAAGCATAGGTGTTGGAAGTGCATTTATAGCTTCTTTAGTAGGACTTATACTCGGTTCTACTGCAGGATATTTTCGAGGAAATGTTGATAAGGCGTTTGTTGTTGCAGTTGATCTCTTTTTAACTTTTCCTACATTTTTCTTACTACTTGCACTTGTAAGTTACGTAAACGCTTCAACATGGGTTCTCATAGTCATTATATCTATAACAGGATGGATGACAACAGCGAGACTTATACGTTCTGAGAGTTTTAAGATAAAGTCGCAGCCCTATATAAAAATCTTAGATATTGCTAAGGTAAGTAAAACTAAAATACTTTTTAAATACTATGCACCTATACTCGCACCGATATACTTCGTTAGCTTTACTTTTGGAGTAGGGGGTGCGATACTTGCAGAGTCTGGTCTTAGTTTTTTAGGTTTAGGGATTGTCGCTCCACAAATGAGTTGGGGGACAATTTTAAGTGGTGGAAAAGACGTAGTAGAGATAGCTTGGTGGGTGAGTTTTTTCCCAGGTCTTATGATATTTTTAGTGACATTCTCACTTATTAACATCTCTAACTATCTACAGCAGATAACAAATCAAAAACAGGTTCAAAATTAA
- a CDS encoding flagellar basal body P-ring protein FlgI: MKYLLLTLLLLSSLNATKIQDVSNIVGVRENQIIGYSLVVGLKKTGDGTTSKFTLQSISNMLKAMNIDMNAIDIKSKNVAAVVVTATMKPFARQGDKFSVNVSSIGDAKSLEGGTLLMTPLKGVDGKIYALAQGSISIGGKNSGGANESHPTTGTVFDGGFIEREINIDLFNQEYATLSLKESGFKNAISVQNAINKFYSTPVAVAKDSRSIRLQCPQNRSMIEFLAEVQEIDMDYTTANKIIINERTGTIVAGVNITLKPVVITHGDITIKIVEQENLSQPEGSMAVDDNMVIGLNENQIYTKEGTTTVANLVRSLQKLGASPKDIISILEAMKTAGSISADLKVI; encoded by the coding sequence ATGAAATATTTACTACTCACTTTATTACTACTCTCTTCATTAAACGCAACAAAGATACAGGATGTATCTAACATCGTAGGCGTGCGTGAAAATCAGATTATAGGCTACTCACTTGTAGTAGGTCTCAAAAAAACTGGTGATGGAACAACTTCAAAATTTACTCTGCAATCAATCTCAAACATGCTAAAAGCTATGAACATTGACATGAACGCCATAGACATTAAGTCAAAAAACGTTGCAGCGGTTGTAGTAACTGCAACAATGAAACCTTTTGCAAGACAGGGTGATAAGTTTAGCGTTAACGTCTCTTCCATAGGTGATGCAAAATCACTTGAGGGCGGAACACTGCTTATGACACCTCTTAAAGGGGTCGATGGAAAGATTTACGCGCTTGCGCAAGGCTCTATCAGTATAGGTGGAAAAAACTCAGGTGGCGCAAATGAGTCCCATCCAACTACCGGTACGGTCTTTGATGGCGGTTTTATAGAACGCGAGATAAATATAGACCTTTTTAACCAAGAGTATGCAACTCTTTCTCTAAAAGAGTCAGGGTTTAAAAACGCCATTAGCGTTCAAAATGCTATAAATAAGTTCTACAGCACGCCTGTAGCCGTAGCAAAAGACTCTAGAAGCATAAGACTCCAATGTCCACAAAATCGCTCAATGATAGAGTTTTTAGCAGAGGTTCAAGAGATAGATATGGACTACACAACTGCTAACAAAATAATAATAAACGAGAGAACTGGAACAATAGTTGCAGGAGTAAATATAACGCTTAAGCCTGTCGTCATCACTCATGGCGACATTACTATCAAGATAGTAGAACAAGAAAACCTATCACAACCTGAAGGTTCAATGGCTGTTGATGATAACATGGTTATAGGGCTTAATGAAAACCAGATCTATACAAAAGAGGGGACAACGACAGTTGCAAACCTTGTAAGATCTTTACAAAAGTTAGGGGCTTCTCCTAAAGATATCATTTCTATATTAGAGGCGATGAAAACGGCAGGAAGCATATCTGCCGACTTAAAGGTAATATAA
- a CDS encoding DUF3147 family protein — protein MVYYVIKLLITTFLIVLISEIAKRNSLAGAMLAAIPLVSILAMIWMYVDTNESKSAVEFSNSIVWLIAPSMTLFISFPILIKRGLSFYPSLAISVALTIFAYYSVIFLLTKLGIR, from the coding sequence ATGGTTTACTATGTTATAAAATTACTTATTACAACGTTTTTAATAGTTCTAATTTCAGAGATTGCAAAGAGAAACTCTTTGGCAGGTGCAATGTTAGCGGCTATTCCTTTAGTTTCCATACTTGCTATGATATGGATGTACGTAGATACAAATGAGAGTAAAAGCGCTGTGGAGTTCTCAAACTCTATAGTTTGGTTGATAGCCCCATCTATGACACTCTTTATCTCTTTTCCGATTCTCATTAAAAGAGGATTAAGTTTTTATCCGAGTTTAGCTATCTCTGTTGCATTGACAATCTTTGCATACTACAGCGTTATATTTCTTCTTACAAAACTAGGCATTAGATAA
- a CDS encoding exonuclease domain-containing protein — protein sequence MLIFIDTETTGVESSDKICSVAIINKETKEIKYELVNEGKKIPPEASSIHHITNEMIKEKPAFIKSELFKYLQEHNTEDNTLVAHNINFDLEKLSSSGFFWKGDVIDTLKVTKHLIPECELFSLQVLRYELKLYKAEEVSKVKYGIKDALVAHNALSDALVNLLLFEYLEDICDVDKMKELSFKNVLLQKFSFGKHKGKYIEEVAQSDRAYLEWMLRSATDVDEDIKYSINHYLQG from the coding sequence ATGTTGATTTTTATAGATACGGAAACTACGGGAGTAGAGAGTAGCGACAAGATATGCTCAGTCGCAATTATAAATAAAGAGACTAAAGAGATAAAGTATGAACTGGTAAATGAAGGCAAAAAAATACCGCCAGAGGCTTCGAGCATACATCATATTACAAATGAGATGATAAAAGAGAAGCCCGCATTTATAAAGAGTGAACTCTTTAAGTACCTCCAAGAGCATAACACAGAGGACAATACTCTTGTAGCTCACAATATAAACTTTGACTTAGAAAAACTCTCTAGCAGTGGTTTTTTTTGGAAGGGCGACGTGATAGATACTCTTAAAGTAACAAAACATCTCATACCCGAGTGTGAACTCTTCTCCCTTCAAGTTCTGCGTTATGAATTAAAACTTTATAAAGCTGAAGAGGTAAGTAAAGTAAAGTATGGAATTAAAGATGCTTTAGTCGCTCATAACGCTCTAAGCGACGCCTTAGTAAATCTACTTTTATTTGAATACTTAGAAGATATATGTGACGTAGACAAAATGAAAGAGTTAAGCTTTAAAAACGTTTTACTTCAGAAGTTTAGTTTTGGAAAACATAAGGGCAAGTATATTGAAGAGGTGGCTCAGAGTGATAGAGCTTACTTAGAGTGGATGCTTAGAAGCGCTACTGACGTAGACGAAGATATAAAATATAGCATAAACCACTATTTACAAGGATGA
- the rsmD gene encoding 16S rRNA (guanine(966)-N(2))-methyltransferase RsmD produces MKNNSNKLSKKIISGKFRGKVLKLPSKATTRSSKSIVLESFFNTLQFDIVDANFVEVFSGSGSIGLEALSRGAKKIYFMEQDRDALKTLKDNIAQTDPSACEVLGGDSFSNINAIVKKLQKSDEEAYFYVDPPFSIREGMEDIYDKTMDLIAKLPVQNCRLVIVEHMTGLEIPDELGPFKVSKSKKFGNTTLTYLSGE; encoded by the coding sequence ATGAAAAATAACTCGAATAAACTTAGTAAAAAAATCATCTCAGGTAAGTTTAGGGGAAAGGTTCTAAAACTTCCTTCTAAAGCTACAACGCGGAGTTCAAAGTCTATAGTTTTAGAGTCATTTTTTAATACCCTGCAGTTTGACATAGTTGACGCGAACTTTGTTGAGGTCTTCTCAGGAAGTGGCTCTATAGGTCTTGAAGCGCTAAGCCGTGGAGCAAAAAAAATATACTTTATGGAACAAGATAGAGACGCTCTCAAAACTCTCAAAGATAATATAGCTCAAACTGACCCAAGCGCTTGTGAAGTACTCGGTGGCGATAGTTTCTCAAACATAAACGCCATTGTCAAAAAACTACAAAAGAGTGATGAAGAGGCATATTTTTACGTTGATCCTCCTTTTAGCATTCGTGAGGGAATGGAAGATATCTATGATAAAACTATGGATTTGATAGCAAAACTACCTGTCCAAAATTGTAGATTAGTGATAGTCGAACATATGACTGGCTTAGAAATTCCTGATGAACTAGGTCCATTTAAAGTTAGCAAATCAAAAAAGTTTGGAAACACGACGCTTACTTACCTAAGTGGCGAGTAA
- the murA gene encoding UDP-N-acetylglucosamine 1-carboxyvinyltransferase codes for MDYLKTQAAKSLQGTIKISGAKNASLPLIAMTILAKNRVSIKNLPHVADIKTLLKLLSNLGSKCEFSDDGVLVDTSSIHETKATYDIVKTMRASILVLGPLLARFGHCEVSLPGGCAIGQRPIDLHLKALEQMGAKIDIRAGYIEASAKDGLKGCEIIFDKITVTGTANIVMAATLAKGITTITNAAREPEVVQLCEVLNSSGVKIEGIGSAILTIHGTAGELVDIKEFSIIPDRIEAGTYLCAGAITKSEITLTNVEPKHLGAVLAKLEEMGSSFTITDDTITIHPGENIKPVKIVTQEYPAFPTDMQAQFLALATQADGVSIIEERLFENRFMHVSELQRMGADISLNGHTATVSGKSELSGTDVMATDLRASSALVLAALVASGQTNIHRIYHLDRGYDSLEKKLEGVGAKIERLKE; via the coding sequence ATGGATTACTTAAAAACACAAGCTGCGAAGTCTCTTCAAGGGACTATAAAAATCTCTGGCGCTAAAAACGCGTCTCTTCCACTTATTGCGATGACAATTCTTGCTAAAAACCGCGTTAGCATCAAGAACTTACCTCATGTTGCAGATATAAAGACTCTTTTAAAGCTTCTCTCGAACTTAGGCTCAAAGTGTGAGTTTTCAGATGATGGCGTTTTAGTAGACACTTCATCTATTCATGAAACCAAAGCTACTTATGACATAGTAAAGACTATGAGAGCGTCCATCTTAGTTTTGGGTCCACTTTTAGCACGCTTTGGCCATTGTGAAGTTTCACTTCCTGGTGGCTGTGCGATAGGTCAACGCCCAATTGATTTACATCTAAAAGCTTTAGAGCAGATGGGTGCAAAGATAGATATCCGTGCGGGTTATATAGAAGCAAGTGCAAAAGATGGCCTTAAAGGGTGTGAAATAATTTTTGACAAGATAACTGTAACGGGTACGGCAAACATTGTAATGGCTGCAACACTTGCAAAAGGTATCACAACTATTACAAATGCAGCTCGTGAGCCTGAAGTTGTTCAACTTTGCGAAGTTTTAAACAGTAGTGGAGTAAAGATAGAAGGGATTGGTTCAGCTATTTTAACCATTCATGGAACTGCTGGAGAGCTAGTTGACATAAAAGAGTTTTCAATCATACCAGATCGTATAGAAGCGGGGACATACCTCTGTGCTGGTGCGATAACAAAGTCTGAGATTACTCTTACAAATGTTGAGCCTAAACACTTAGGTGCAGTGCTTGCAAAACTAGAAGAGATGGGAAGTAGCTTTACGATAACCGATGACACTATCACTATACATCCGGGAGAAAATATCAAACCTGTTAAAATAGTTACACAGGAGTATCCTGCGTTTCCTACAGATATGCAAGCTCAATTTTTAGCTCTTGCAACTCAAGCGGATGGCGTTTCAATCATAGAAGAGAGACTTTTTGAGAATCGCTTCATGCATGTGAGTGAACTCCAACGTATGGGTGCTGACATAAGTCTCAATGGTCACACAGCGACCGTAAGTGGTAAAAGTGAATTAAGTGGAACTGATGTTATGGCGACAGATTTGAGGGCTTCAAGTGCTTTAGTCTTAGCGGCACTCGTTGCAAGTGGCCAAACGAATATACACCGTATCTATCATCTTGATCGTGGATATGACTCCCTAGAGAAGAAGCTTGAGGGTGTTGGAGCGAAAATCGAGCGTTTAAAAGAGTAG
- a CDS encoding rod-binding protein, whose translation MSYGMNAIGTQAQMMATQNAIPKIDVNAEDKSLREQTDAFESVILKMLMDNAMKDEKNLFSSQNDPGDKIYKSMYRDELSKASAGGFGFSQMLYDYLSQKNSLN comes from the coding sequence ATGAGTTACGGTATGAACGCTATTGGAACGCAAGCGCAGATGATGGCCACTCAAAATGCTATCCCAAAGATAGACGTAAACGCAGAGGATAAATCACTCCGTGAGCAAACCGACGCGTTTGAGTCTGTAATACTAAAAATGCTTATGGATAACGCGATGAAAGATGAGAAAAATCTCTTCTCATCTCAAAACGATCCAGGCGATAAAATATATAAATCAATGTACCGAGACGAACTCAGTAAAGCTAGTGCTGGCGGGTTTGGTTTTTCGCAAATGCTTTATGATTATCTAAGTCAAAAGAATTCTCTAAATTAG
- the flgK gene encoding flagellar hook-associated protein FlgK, whose translation MAGSLFNTLHTGYTGLNAAQVGINTTGHNIANAETEGYTRQRVVTSAATPINSRIGNIGNGTDVQDIKRVFDNFVFDRFSTVSAEKEYSQFEQQTLEQLSTYFPEIDGVGIKNDLSEYYNMWQTFADNPGNDSIKVALSQQTQTLTRHINDTQDQVVKLQSQLDDQLSATINQVNDLAKQLAEVNKSIDNAEVAGNYAANDLRDKRNVIEKSLSQLIGSKVSQGQLQSDISFDSNANTRTGSYTLNVGGFNIVDGSTFHPIHINNDQNPLGFNEISYERQDGALLPMSDVIKGGKVGAILSLRGGAIDTTSGMPVDGTIQNVITQLNAFSKGLVESTNNLYAQSSRTKMESSYIELDANDSLLSSNLNINEGAFDMIVYDIDGNEVARRSIEIDVYTSMSGASGSNSIEGQILANGDDNGDGNANNNIDDFINFSYKANANGDLKLDLAMDNLFESQGYTFAISDQLEDTSFASGSNFAGAIGLGKFLDGDSATNIRLASEFETNPTSISSGFSGLAGDNKMALAMVQQQFESYDFQVANETYNSTIYGMFDITSTYIGVSTNAAITKSETVSTQYNATELEYMSVSKVSIDEELTNLIKYQTSYGAAAKIITTVDQMMQTLLGIKQ comes from the coding sequence ATGGCTGGCTCACTTTTTAACACGCTTCACACAGGCTATACCGGATTAAACGCTGCTCAAGTAGGTATTAATACTACTGGACATAATATTGCTAATGCTGAGACAGAGGGCTATACAAGACAAAGAGTCGTAACAAGTGCAGCAACTCCAATTAACTCACGAATTGGTAATATTGGTAATGGTACTGATGTTCAAGATATAAAAAGAGTTTTTGATAACTTTGTATTTGATAGATTTTCAACTGTATCTGCTGAAAAAGAGTATAGTCAGTTTGAGCAACAAACTCTAGAGCAACTCTCGACTTATTTTCCAGAGATAGACGGTGTTGGTATAAAAAACGATCTCTCAGAGTACTACAATATGTGGCAAACTTTTGCAGATAATCCTGGAAATGACTCAATAAAAGTAGCACTCTCACAACAAACGCAGACTCTTACAAGACATATAAATGACACACAAGATCAAGTTGTGAAACTTCAGTCTCAGCTAGATGATCAGTTAAGCGCAACTATAAACCAAGTAAATGACTTAGCAAAGCAACTCGCAGAAGTAAACAAGTCTATAGACAATGCAGAAGTAGCAGGAAACTATGCTGCAAATGATCTACGTGATAAGAGAAATGTTATAGAAAAAAGTCTCTCTCAGCTTATAGGCTCAAAAGTTTCTCAAGGTCAACTTCAATCTGATATTAGTTTTGATTCTAATGCAAATACTAGAACAGGAAGTTATACACTCAATGTTGGTGGTTTTAATATCGTGGATGGAAGTACATTTCACCCTATTCATATAAACAATGATCAAAATCCTCTCGGGTTTAATGAGATATCTTATGAGAGACAAGATGGTGCACTGCTCCCAATGTCTGATGTCATAAAAGGTGGTAAAGTCGGTGCAATTCTCTCTTTACGTGGTGGAGCGATAGACACTACGAGTGGTATGCCTGTAGATGGAACTATACAAAATGTTATAACACAGTTAAATGCTTTTTCAAAAGGTTTAGTTGAATCTACAAATAATCTTTATGCTCAGAGTTCTCGCACAAAAATGGAATCAAGTTATATTGAGTTAGATGCAAATGACTCACTTCTTAGCTCAAACCTAAATATTAATGAGGGTGCGTTTGACATGATCGTTTATGACATAGATGGGAATGAGGTTGCACGAAGAAGTATAGAAATAGATGTATACACGTCTATGAGTGGAGCTTCTGGGAGTAACTCGATAGAGGGACAGATTTTAGCAAATGGTGATGATAATGGTGATGGAAACGCGAACAACAATATAGATGATTTTATAAACTTCAGTTACAAGGCAAATGCGAATGGCGATCTTAAGTTAGATCTCGCAATGGACAATCTTTTTGAATCTCAAGGCTATACTTTTGCAATTTCTGATCAACTTGAAGATACATCATTTGCATCAGGAAGTAATTTTGCAGGAGCGATTGGACTTGGAAAATTTTTAGATGGTGATAGTGCTACAAATATAAGACTCGCTTCTGAATTTGAGACAAACCCTACATCAATATCTTCTGGATTTTCTGGCTTAGCGGGTGATAATAAAATGGCATTAGCAATGGTGCAACAGCAGTTTGAATCATATGACTTTCAAGTAGCTAATGAGACATATAACTCCACAATCTATGGCATGTTTGACATAACTTCGACCTATATAGGAGTCTCTACAAACGCGGCAATCACTAAGTCTGAAACTGTCTCGACTCAGTATAACGCGACAGAATTAGAATATATGTCAGTATCAAAAGTAAGCATAGATGAAGAGTTGACAAATCTTATAAAGTACCAGACATCTTATGGTGCAGCAGCTAAAATCATAACAACTGTAGATCAGATGATGCAGACTCTCTTAGGAATAAAACAGTAA